The Bos mutus isolate GX-2022 chromosome 7, NWIPB_WYAK_1.1, whole genome shotgun sequence genome window below encodes:
- the LOC106701630 gene encoding LOW QUALITY PROTEIN: olfactory receptor-like protein OLF4 (The sequence of the model RefSeq protein was modified relative to this genomic sequence to represent the inferred CDS: inserted 1 base in 1 codon) yields MEANNNTQISGFLLLGLSKEPKLQPFIFGLFLSMYLVTVFGNLLIILAVSSDHHLHTPMYFFLSNLSFVDICFTSTTIPKMLWNIQTKSKVITYEGCITQMCFYILFAGLDDILLTVMAYDRYMAICHPXHYMVIMSSQLCGSLVLISWFISVLYSLLHSLMVLRLSFRPTVKIPQFFCELNQMIQLASSDNFLNNIVMYFAAVLMGVGPFSGILYSYSKIVSCICKISSAQGKYKAFSTCVSHLSVVFLFYFTVLGVYFSSAATHSSHPSTIASVMYTVVTPMLNPFIYSLRNKDIKGALKSLYLMPSIKDLLY; encoded by the exons ATGGAAGCAAATAACAATACACAAATTTCAggatttcttcttctgggactttcAAAGGAGCCCAAACTACAGCCCTTCATATTCGGGCTTTTCCTCTCCATGTACCTGGTCACTGTGTTTGGAAACCTGCTGATCATCCTGGCCGTCAGCTCAGACCATCacctgcacacccccatgtacttcttcctctccaacctgtCCTTTGTGGACATCTGcttcacctccaccaccatcccaAAGATGCTGTGGAACATCCAGACCAAGAGTAAAGTAATCACGTATGAAGGCTGTATCACCCAGATGTGTTTTTATATTCTCTTTGCAGGATTAGATGACATTCTCCTGACTGTGATGGCCTATGATCGGTACATGGCCATCTGCCACC TACACTACATGGTCATCATGAGTTCCCAGCTCTGTGGATCGCTGGTTCTAATATCTTGGTTTATAAGTGTCCTGTATTCCTTGCTACACAGTTTAATGGTGTTGCGATTGTCCTTCCGCCCCACTGTGAAAATCCCccaatttttctgtgaactcaATCAGATGATACAACTTGCCAGTTCTGATAACTTTCTTAATAACATAGTAATGTATTTTGCAGCTGTACTGATGGGTGTTGGTCCTTTTTCTGGTATCCTTTACTCTTACTCTAAAATAGTTTCCTGCATATGTAAGATTTCATCAGCTCAAGGGAAATATAAAGCATTTTCTACCTGTGTGTCCCACCTCTCGGTtgtcttcctattttattttacagtctTAGGAGTGTACTTTAGCTCTGCTGCTACCCACAGCTCACATCCAAGTACAATTGCCTCGGTGATGTACACTGTGGTCACACCCATGCTGAATCCCTTCATCTACAGTCTGAGGAACAAAGATATAAAGGGGGCTCTGAAGAGTTTATATTTGATGCCAAGTATAAAAGACCTATTATACTAG